The Anaplasmataceae bacterium AB001_6 genome has a segment encoding these proteins:
- a CDS encoding EAL domain-containing protein → MVKFEYTYDYNLVSKVTEMESGILIAISIDNFPYIVSNDNVSRDYEDYVIKIQEVLSEHLNATVIRHSDHVFFILTEQEISVHNEVFPLIRNFNNQEGHNIFLKCVLGYCIFSCNQKTTNTHPISNALAALKFATKTNVFCVNYDDYASHFHLDDTKNNHELPKFISSAIDSGSLVMYARPIIDIHNGKIEMYESFLSIKDLPKQKKIREIDIIRSAEEFNLIGILDNIACKMVRNQTAHDANNKFITKISLKSCISNYWLTDFFSNIQDLPLAKRMVIEIHGEYSHYNKKEIVSFINKLKDLGCKIMFNTSGIAIGRMTEILNLRVDFVKIDERLIEDIENNPVTQNIVKFLSDFFYSIGSNVIATGITNDTQVEILKNLKIQYLQGPLFGKEIPIDQLL, encoded by the coding sequence ATGGTAAAATTTGAATATACCTACGATTACAATTTAGTCAGCAAGGTAACTGAAATGGAAAGCGGGATACTTATAGCTATCTCGATTGATAATTTTCCATACATTGTATCTAACGATAATGTTAGTCGTGATTATGAAGATTATGTTATAAAAATACAAGAAGTACTTTCTGAGCATTTGAATGCTACCGTGATTAGGCATTCTGACCATGTTTTCTTCATATTAACTGAACAAGAAATTTCAGTACATAACGAAGTTTTTCCACTGATTAGAAATTTTAATAATCAGGAAGGTCATAATATATTTTTAAAATGTGTTTTAGGATATTGCATATTCTCTTGCAATCAAAAGACCACTAACACTCACCCGATATCAAACGCTCTGGCTGCTTTAAAATTTGCTACAAAGACAAATGTATTCTGTGTTAATTATGATGATTATGCATCTCATTTTCACCTTGATGATACAAAAAATAACCATGAGTTACCAAAATTTATATCTTCTGCAATTGATTCAGGCTCTTTAGTTATGTATGCAAGGCCAATAATTGATATCCACAATGGAAAAATAGAAATGTATGAAAGTTTTCTATCAATCAAAGATTTACCTAAGCAAAAAAAGATTAGAGAAATAGATATAATACGCTCTGCTGAAGAATTTAACTTGATTGGAATATTAGATAACATAGCGTGCAAAATGGTAAGAAATCAAACAGCTCATGATGCAAACAATAAATTTATTACAAAAATATCCCTAAAAAGTTGTATAAGTAACTATTGGCTTACAGATTTTTTCAGTAATATACAAGATTTACCATTAGCTAAGCGTATGGTAATTGAAATACATGGAGAATATAGTCACTACAATAAAAAAGAGATTGTATCTTTTATCAATAAATTGAAAGATCTGGGATGTAAAATAATGTTTAATACGTCCGGTATTGCTATAGGTAGAATGACAGAGATACTAAATTTGAGAGTAGATTTTGTTAAGATAGATGAGAGATTAATAGAAGATATAGAGAATAATCCGGTAACACAGAATATTGTTAAATTTTTATCAGATTTTTTCTATAGCATAGGATCAAATGTTATAGCAACTGGCATCACAAATGATACCCAAGTAGAAATATTAAAGAACCTTAAAATACAATATCTACAAGGCCCTCTATTTGGAAAAGAAATCCCTATAGATCAGCTTTTATAG